From the Thermosynechococcus sp. genome, the window TTGGGTGATAAGAGCAATGGCCCTGTCTCCCTTTTTGATTTGGTTCATTCTTGCCATCATCCTTTTTGTGATGGAGCTTGTTTTGCCGACGGCTTTTATGGAAGCTACCATCGGCCTCAGTGCTCTTATTGTTGCATTTCTTTCGTTTCTAATTCCCAGCTTTTCAATACAGATTCTCCTTTGGATGGTGCTCTCCATTCTTGTGGTCTTTCTGTTGCGGCGCTATCAACCGAAGCGAGTTCCGCCAGTGCTCCAGGAACCTGCCGAGGCCGAAACAATTACGAGAATTCCCGCTGGCGAGACGGGGCGAGTACTGTACGAAGGGATTTCCTGGCAGGCTCGCTGTGACGATCCCCACTTGGTCATTCCCGAACATCAGCGGGTGATTGTCATTGGCCGTCAGGGAACAACGCTCATTGTGATGCCTGCAGATGCTATTCAGCTCTAGGGGGCGATCGCCGTTTCTTGCGGTGGGTAGTGGCTGGATCAATGGGAAAACCGGCAAGGGGAACGACCTGGTCGAGGCGCTCTTTTTCCAGCCGTTTTAACTCCGTGTAATCTACCCAGTGGATACAATCAACCGGACAGGTATCAATGGCTTCTTGAATCAGTTCCAGGGGGTCACCATCTTGGCGCACCACCCGCGATCGCCCGTAGTTGGGCTCGATGTAAAACGTATTTCGCGCCACATGGGCACAGTGTTTGCAGCCAATACAGGTAATTTCATCGACATAGACACCGCGTTGGCGATGGGCTCCCCCTAGTTCAGGTTCATAGCCACTGCGAGATTCACTTTGGCGCAGTTGCCCCCCAAGCTCTGGTTCTAAACCAAGAGGCTGACCCATCTGCCTATCCATTTCGTGAGAGGCTAGGAACGCCAGCGTTGCAGCACGACCTTGACACTACCATCGGCCTGCTGTTCTGTGGCCTGCACCTGAAAGCCCTGTTCCATTGCAGATTGCAACACCGCATGGTAGGCATAGCGTTGGGTCACCTTATGCAAAAAGCGATCCACTGACCATGCCTGCTGCCAAAACTCCAAATCCGCCACCAGCTCGTACTCAGTGCCATTCCAGCGAAAGCCAATATCATAGCCATTCTCTTGGGGAACAACCACTTGAGCGGTTTGGGTTTGACCGCGAAACCCACGCACTTCTTGAGAGCCAGATTGCCACGGTAAGCCCAAGTCTGTTAGGGCAGCTTGTAGGGCGGGTAAACTGCGAATTTGGGTTTTAATTTGGCTGAAGTGCGACATGGATCACCAATCCTCAACGATTACCACTGGGAGCGGACAGATTGAACAACCAATTGATTTTCTTCCTCTTGGGAAGCGTAGTATTCTGCGGTGGGCTGTTGGCTAATGACACATCCGAGTTGTGCTTCAATGGCAGCAGTCACCTCAGCACAGGATGCCCCCGAAATTCCCGTCACCGTTTCAACGACGCGGCCATCGGGATAAATAACAAATTCAAGGGTTTCTAGCATTGGCACAACCTATTCACCCGCAGTTATGACCAACCGCTTACGCGGCTAAAATTCAAGTTCTAACCTATGGAACTCATTGTGACGAAGGCTAACCAAAGGAGTCAAGGTCTTCAATAAACTTTACACTCCACAGTCGTTTCCCTAAGACCCTGAGTAAAACAGATAATGGGGCAATCTATAGAGCTTTCTCTGCCTCAGGGATTAATAAGAGATATGTACATGTGACTTAGGGGGCAGGGAGGGGCAGCATGTCCTAACAGTTCAGATCAACAGTCGTCACTATTGGACAACGGTCGCGTTTTCTAACGTTATAGATACATTTACTGTAACTCTAGATTATGTGACTAGATAATAGATAGCAGTGCTAAGATTACAGGTGTTCATTTCTGGCAATATCTGACGACCTGTCTGCTAAACCCCTGCCCTCCTCCTTTCGGCCTTGACCTCTATGCAACAACGGCGTAGTTCTCCTGCACCTGAATTATCGTTGCAAAATACGCCCTTTTTTCGGGATTTGCCGCCGGCGGTGGTCGAGAAAGCCCTGGCCCATGTGGTGACACGTCAGCATCCTGCCAACCGAGTGATCCTGCTGGAGAATGACTGGGGCACATCGGTTTACTTTATTCTCAGTGGCTGGGTCAAAATTCGCACCTACAACATGGATGGCAAAGAAGTCACCCTCAATATCCTTGGCCCTGGGGAACTCTTTGGCGAAATGGCACCCCTAGAGGAAGTGCCCCGTTCAACGGATGTGATTACCCTAACACCGACGGTTGTGGCCAACATGCCCGCGACGGATTTTGTCAATCTCGTCAATACTGAACCCCAAGCAGGAATACGCCTCGCCAAGTTAATGGCACGACGGCTACGGCAAGTGAACCGGCGGCTGCGGCTGCGGGAATCCGATAGTACGTCACGGGTGGCGGATATTCTGCTGTTTTTGGCAGATGGTCAAGGGCGACAGGGAGCCGATGGCTTAGAAATTCCCAATCTACCCCACCGTGAATTAAGTAGTCTTAGTGGCATGGCGCGGGAAACGGTGACACGGGTGCTGGGGAAACTGGAGCGTAAGGGGATTATTCGCCGCACTCAAGACTGCTTGTGCATTACTAATTTGCGTGCCCTAGAAAACTTACTCCTTTAGGACGAGAAACGATAATGATTGCTCTGGAGAGGAGGGTATGTAGTGCCCAATACCCCGGCCAATGAACACCCCTAAAATCGCCATTTGAATCACCACTAGCATGATTTGCCAGTTCTTGTAGCCGGCGGCTTTCATTTCAATCCGCACGAGAATTTCGGTGCCAATGAGAATGGCAATCACACTAAAGACCCGAAAGGCAA encodes:
- a CDS encoding NfeD family protein, which encodes MALSPFLIWFILAIILFVMELVLPTAFMEATIGLSALIVAFLSFLIPSFSIQILLWMVLSILVVFLLRRYQPKRVPPVLQEPAEAETITRIPAGETGRVLYEGISWQARCDDPHLVIPEHQRVIVIGRQGTTLIVMPADAIQL
- a CDS encoding ferredoxin; the encoded protein is MGQPLGLEPELGGQLRQSESRSGYEPELGGAHRQRGVYVDEITCIGCKHCAHVARNTFYIEPNYGRSRVVRQDGDPLELIQEAIDTCPVDCIHWVDYTELKRLEKERLDQVVPLAGFPIDPATTHRKKRRSPPRAE
- a CDS encoding DUF1257 domain-containing protein, whose translation is MSHFSQIKTQIRSLPALQAALTDLGLPWQSGSQEVRGFRGQTQTAQVVVPQENGYDIGFRWNGTEYELVADLEFWQQAWSVDRFLHKVTQRYAYHAVLQSAMEQGFQVQATEQQADGSVKVVLQRWRS
- a CDS encoding zinc finger domain-containing protein is translated as MLRFPRGRKSIGCSICPLPVVIVEDW
- a CDS encoding Crp/Fnr family transcriptional regulator, with translation MQQRRSSPAPELSLQNTPFFRDLPPAVVEKALAHVVTRQHPANRVILLENDWGTSVYFILSGWVKIRTYNMDGKEVTLNILGPGELFGEMAPLEEVPRSTDVITLTPTVVANMPATDFVNLVNTEPQAGIRLAKLMARRLRQVNRRLRLRESDSTSRVADILLFLADGQGRQGADGLEIPNLPHRELSSLSGMARETVTRVLGKLERKGIIRRTQDCLCITNLRALENLLL